The genome window ACTTTGCACGTCTGCGATCGCATTATAAGTTTGTTCAGGATGAATAACATCAATGCGTGGATCTGATTCTGCATCAACGGATAGTAAAATTTTTTCTGCTGCTTCGAGGGCTTGTAAATTCCTTGTACGCACTTCTAAACGTTCTAAGCCTAAATCATCTCGTAGTTGTTTGAGCGTTCCAATTTGCTGAATTTGCCCTTCAGACATCAAAGCAATGCGATTGCAACGTTCTGCTTCATCAAGATAGGGTGTTGCTACAATAATTGTCACACCTTCATTTGCTAAAGTTGCAAGGATATCCCAAAATTCTCGTCGCGATACAGGATCGACACCTGTTGTCGGTTCATCTAAAAGTAAAATCTGCGGTTGAGACACTAACGCACAGCACAGCGCCAATTTTTGCTTCATTCCTCCCGAAAGTTGTCCTGCTAGGCGATCGCCAAAGCGTTCTAATCCCATCAATTTGAGATACTTATTCCGCCGTTGTTGCAATAAATCTGAAGGAATTTTACGTAAGCCTGCACTATAGCTGAGATTTTCATCAATACTCAAATCGAGATAAAGCGAAAATTGCTGCGTTAAGTAACCAATATCTAACCTTGCATCGCGAGGAGGTAGCCCCAATACTTCTACAGCACCTTCACTGGCTTCCATGACTCCAGCGAGAATATGAAACGTTGTCGTTTTCCCCGCGCCATCAGGTCCAATTAAACCAAAAATTTCTCCTTGGCATACTGTAAAATCAATACCGCGAACTGCTACCAATTTGCCATAGCGTTTCTTTAGTCCTTCAACTTGAATAACTAATTCTGTCGTCGGATCTTTTGTAATTGCACTCGCTGTCATTAGATCAATGAAATCTTGCCATTTATACTAATCTTTCTCTCACCCCTCAACGCCACTTGCTACAACAGGGGTTTCCCCCGCAACGCAGTGGCTCCCCCTCACCCCTCAGTCATAATTTCTCCATCTGCTGGCATTCCTGGTTTAGCAAATCCTTGCGGATTGTCAATACTAAGTTTGACACCAAAAACTTGTCGCACTCGATCTTCGCGGAAGTAAATATTTTCTGGAGTAAACGACGCTTGTGTATCAATTGCTGTCACTCTTGCAGATAAAGGGCGATCGGGTGCAGAATCGAGAAAGACATTAGCACGTTGTCCAACGCGCACATTACCAATTTGCCCTCCTGGGATGAAGCCGCGTAAATAAACAGTATTGGGATCGATAACTGTCAGTAACGTTCTACCTGTTGCTACAACTTCCCCAGGTTCCACACTGCGAGTTAATACAACTCCATCTATGGGACTCACAACGTTGAGATAGGCAATTTGTGCTTGAATTTGTTGGCGGGAAGCTTGGGCGTTTTTGACTTCGGCTTGGGCTGCTGCAAGTTGCGATCTCGCGACATCGAGTTGTCTGCGCAAAGCATTCAGTTGTGTATTGCGAATATTCGGGTTGAGACTTGCACTTTGGGCTTGAACTAATCCACCCTGTGCTGCATTAACTTGTCTTTGCGCGGCGTTGATTGCTGCTTCTCGACTTTGAAGTGTTGCTTGGGCTGTTTGAAATGTTGTTTGTGCTTGATCGAATCGTTGTTGAGTGATTGCGCCTGCTTGTAGTAATTGTTGAAAGCGATCGCGTTCTTTGCGGGCGAGTTCTAGTTGCGATCGCGCTTCGACTAATTGAGCTTCTGTCTGACTTAACTGTGCTTGTGCTGTGGCTACATTTGCTTCGGCTTGGGCAATTCGTCCTCTAGCGTCTCCCTGCGATTGTTGTAGGTTAAACTGTGCTTCTTCAATTTGACTTTGGGCAACGGCAATTTGCAATCGTGCTTGTTGTTCTTGTTGCTGCGCTGCACTCAAACGAGCATTTGCTCCTTGTAATTGTGCTTGAATTTCTGCATCATCTAATTGCACAATCACCTCACCTCTGCGTACCTCATCACCTTCACGTAAAGCTACTGCATCCACACGTCCTCCTACCTTAGCGCCAACATTTGCAGGATAACCTTCAATCCGACCACTTAACTGTAATGCAGTAGACTGAGGACGTGACAAATACCACATTGCGATTCCTACTGCACCTATAATCAACAAGCCCAACGGAATTAATAAGCGCAGATTTGTACGTTTTGCAGGTAGTGCCCGAGTTTCTTGAGGTGAGACTAATTGCGTCATAACAAATAACCCTCAAGCATGACGGTCAAAATCGCAACTCAGTTGAGTAGACTAGACCGTGTGGTATGATCTATTGTAATCATACTAGACTGTCCAGTATGAAACAAGACTTTTTACAAAAGTTCAAGGTCAAACTATGGCTAATTCCCCACTACAAAACACTTCTAATCCAGCACTGAACTACTTGAACGAAGTTGGTGTGGAGTTAGTCAAACATCTTGAATCAGAACCTGTAGGAAGTTCTCATAGTAAGCGCGAACAGATTTTGCAAGGTGCAATGCAGGTTTTTCTCAAACAAGGGTATGCCAAAACCAGTATGGATCGCGTTGCAACTACAGCAGGTGTTTCTAAGCAGACAATTTATAGCCACTTTCAAGATAAAGAAAGGTTGTTTGTTGCATTAATTGAGCGCGTGACAATTCGTAGTTTCTTGTGTGAATTTCAAAATCCATTTCAAGGCGAACCTGAAATCGTATTGCGGAGAATTGCTGAAAAGTTTTTAGCAAAAATGGATGACCAAGAATATATTGCCTTTTTTCGGTTAGTGATTGCAGAATCTGCACACTTTCCAGAATTAGCACAACTTTATACCCGCACAGTCGTACAATTTGGATTCCGAAATCTCAGCAACTACTTTGCAACGCATCCAGAACTTAATATTACTGATACTGAAGCAACAGCCCGCATTTTTCTTGGTTCTTTAGTAGCATTTGTTTTAGCGCAGGAAGTTTTGCACGGTAAGTATACAATGCCAATGGCAAAAGAACGCTTGATTAGTAGTTTAATTAACTGTATTTTAGGTGAGAAAATATAAAAAAATAAAACGCTATCACAGTATTCTATTACCTATTAAACCTGGGAATAGTTCTATTGGTGATATCGCGTTGGGCTTCTTGTTGCTGCTGCCATTCTTGTGCTGCAGTCTGGTGAAGGGATGAATCTCGTACCTCTCTAGAAGTGGTAAGAACTCGTTGGATATCTTGATTAGCCTCTTGTCTTTGCTGTTCGCATGTAGCTTCAAAATTGCGTTGGAGTCTCAGTAGTTCTAATTGGTAGCGCAATTTTTGCTCTGGTTCTACTTCTA of Gloeocapsopsis sp. IPPAS B-1203 contains these proteins:
- a CDS encoding HlyD family efflux transporter periplasmic adaptor subunit — protein: MTQLVSPQETRALPAKRTNLRLLIPLGLLIIGAVGIAMWYLSRPQSTALQLSGRIEGYPANVGAKVGGRVDAVALREGDEVRRGEVIVQLDDAEIQAQLQGANARLSAAQQQEQQARLQIAVAQSQIEEAQFNLQQSQGDARGRIAQAEANVATAQAQLSQTEAQLVEARSQLELARKERDRFQQLLQAGAITQQRFDQAQTTFQTAQATLQSREAAINAAQRQVNAAQGGLVQAQSASLNPNIRNTQLNALRRQLDVARSQLAAAQAEVKNAQASRQQIQAQIAYLNVVSPIDGVVLTRSVEPGEVVATGRTLLTVIDPNTVYLRGFIPGGQIGNVRVGQRANVFLDSAPDRPLSARVTAIDTQASFTPENIYFREDRVRQVFGVKLSIDNPQGFAKPGMPADGEIMTEG
- a CDS encoding TetR/AcrR family transcriptional regulator, with protein sequence MANSPLQNTSNPALNYLNEVGVELVKHLESEPVGSSHSKREQILQGAMQVFLKQGYAKTSMDRVATTAGVSKQTIYSHFQDKERLFVALIERVTIRSFLCEFQNPFQGEPEIVLRRIAEKFLAKMDDQEYIAFFRLVIAESAHFPELAQLYTRTVVQFGFRNLSNYFATHPELNITDTEATARIFLGSLVAFVLAQEVLHGKYTMPMAKERLISSLINCILGEKI